The Aphis gossypii isolate Hap1 chromosome 3, ASM2018417v2, whole genome shotgun sequence genome includes a region encoding these proteins:
- the LOC114126387 gene encoding carboxypeptidase B-like, producing MKLPPLQWLAVAAVIVVVAAAASPTTNAPAAAAADKAEDDDDDGGGGGLDGVFPFKAIQLYNTVAGYLEYIFDMVIAPITGGVSNKKQTTSRVSYKRYQIIRVLPSDEDEVLDLEAMSEEPGVQVWMPIRLNNTADLVLPPSVARDVKQFLTQREINFVVLSSDLERSINKQNPKSPSLNQKSELKATKGHVMTWNRYHRYQDILDYLMYLSENYPHLVELLPIGKTVEGRPLKVVKISSGQTRENAAKPAIWIDAGIHAREWISPAVALFILRQLVENKSYRTLVSEIDWYILPMINADGYEYSHTVDRLWRKSRRTAATKSGRTLWDMSYGCEGVDLNRNWDWHWAGVGSSKDPCSDTFAGSHAFSEPETRAVSDFILDHRDRIQVYLTLHSYSQMWLVPWSHTKKLADDYDDMMYLARQATEAIQKVHGSQYRLGTTPSLLYTTSGCSDDWAKGKAGIKYSYTIELPDKGMYGFLLPAEKIVTTGKEIFTGIKSVAKSILKINSMKEKTKLIG from the exons ATGAAGTTGCCGCCACTGCAATGGCTCGCAGTAGCGGCCGTCATCGTCGTTGTCGCGGCGGCCGCCTCGCCGACGACCAACGCTCCGGCTGCAGCGGCCGCCGATAAAGCCGaagatgacgacgacgacggtggAGGCGGTGGCCTGGACGGCGTATTTCCGTTCAAAGCCATCCAACTGTACAACACCGTGGCCGGTTACTTGGAATACATTTTCGACATGGTCATAGCACCGATCACGG GCGGTGTATCAAACAAAAAACAGACAACCAGTAGAGTGTCGTACAAAAGATATCAAATTATTCGAGTTTTACCATCTGACGAGGACGAAGTACTCGATTTAGAAGCAATGTCCGAAGAACCAGGTGTGCAAGTTTGGATGCCTATACGGTTGAATAATACTGCAGATCTCGTATTACCGCCAAGTGTAGCTAGAgacgtaaaacaatttttaacacaaaGAGAAATCAACTTCGTTGTACTCAGTTCCGATTTAGAA AGAagcattaataaacaaaatcctAAATCGCCATCTCTTAATCAAAAATCAGAGTTAAAAGCAACAAAAGGTCATGTAATGACTTGGAATAGATATCATCGTTATcaag ATATTCTGGACTACTTAATGTATCTATCGGAAAACTATCCTCATTTGGTGGAATTGTTGCCTATCGGAAAAACAGTAGAAGGCCGACCGCTAAAAgtagtaaaaatatcaagtgGACAAACTAGGGAAAACGCTGCCAAACCTGCTATCTGGATTGATGcag GAATTCACGCAAGGGAATGGATATCACCAGCTGTAGCACTATTCATTTTAAGGCAATTAGTAGAAAATAAATCTTACAGAACATTGGTTTCTGAGATTGATTGGTATATTCTACCAATGATAAATGCAGATGGTTACGAATATAGTCATACTGTAGATCGTCTATGGAGAAAGTCTAGGAGGACTGCAGCTACCAAGTCAGGAAG aACTCTATGGGATATGTCATATGGTTGTGAAGGTGTTGATTTAAACAGAAACTGGGATTGGCACTGGGCTGGAGTTGGCTCTAGTAAAGACCCGTGTTCTGACACTTTTGCTGGATCGCACGCTTTTTCGGAACCAGAAACTAGAGCAGTTTCTGATTTTATATTGGACCACAGGGATAGAATACAA GTATATTTAACTCTACATTCTTACTCACAAATGTGGCTAGTACCTTGGAGTCACACAAAAAAACTTGCGGATGATTATGATGATATGATGTACTTAGCGAGACAAGCAACTGAAGCAATTCAAAAAGTACACGGTTCGCAGTATCGACTCGGCACTACACCATCATTGCTTTACACTACatcag GATGTTCGGATGACTGGGCCAAAGGGAAAGCTGGTATAAAATACAGCTATACGATAGAACTTCCAGACAAAGGAATGTACGGTTTTCTATTGCCAGCTGAGAAGATTGTGACAACAGGGAAAGAAATATTCACAGGCATTAAATCCGTAGcaaaatcaatattgaaaattaacagCATGAAGGAGAAGACTAAATTAATAggatga